One Microbacterium sp. W4I20 DNA window includes the following coding sequences:
- a CDS encoding amidohydrolase has product MTTTTFTNGRVFTGESETAFASAFRITDGLVEWVGEAADVTDADAVDLGGRTVLPGLLDSHTHPALLAGTALAAECFPPAVLSPDDLVAVLEQHAAGVAADAWVLGRGFDDTKFPEGRMPTAADLDRVSTDRPVLVWRCDAHSAVCNTKALEIAGITADTPDPDGARFERDADGKPNGVLTELAAVDAVVSFVAAPTREEQLAAIVSIGEELATRGIVAVCDLFSTRIDQPLATFRAAVERGLRTQVALYPAWDPAAPLADLDAGDREGQIRVAGVKVVLDGAYSNRTAWVHQAYPDSCDHGLRLVDDADVLAAGDWARRNGVQLAVHAMGDRALDRVVELFEDAEPWLDGIPSVRIEHATIVSDAYLARLTSARMSFGIATHTVFFFAEYDGYEKALRVEQVPDAYPIARLYAGLGPLALSSDRPATAWSGADDVMLSVEAAVRRRTYNGIEFGAEAAITVAQALLLYTSRAATLSPLTGVGTLAPGFDGSFAVLDRDVFTVPDDEIAAVRVAETWVRGERVFVR; this is encoded by the coding sequence ATGACCACGACAACCTTCACCAACGGCCGGGTGTTCACCGGCGAGTCCGAGACCGCGTTCGCCTCGGCGTTCCGGATCACCGACGGGCTCGTCGAGTGGGTCGGCGAGGCGGCCGACGTGACGGATGCGGACGCCGTCGACCTCGGCGGCCGCACCGTGCTGCCCGGCCTTCTCGACAGCCACACGCATCCCGCGCTCCTCGCGGGCACCGCGCTCGCCGCTGAGTGCTTCCCGCCCGCCGTGCTCTCGCCGGATGACCTGGTGGCCGTGCTGGAGCAGCATGCGGCCGGCGTCGCCGCGGACGCCTGGGTGCTCGGCCGCGGGTTCGATGACACGAAGTTCCCCGAGGGGCGGATGCCGACGGCGGCCGACCTCGATCGCGTGAGCACCGACCGGCCGGTGCTGGTGTGGCGCTGCGACGCCCACTCGGCGGTCTGCAACACGAAGGCTCTCGAGATCGCGGGCATCACTGCCGACACCCCCGACCCCGACGGCGCCCGCTTCGAGCGCGACGCCGACGGGAAGCCGAACGGGGTGCTGACCGAGCTCGCCGCCGTCGACGCGGTAGTGTCGTTCGTCGCCGCTCCCACCCGTGAGGAGCAGCTCGCGGCGATCGTGTCGATCGGCGAAGAGCTCGCCACCCGCGGCATCGTCGCGGTCTGCGACCTGTTCTCCACGCGGATCGATCAGCCGCTCGCGACCTTCCGCGCCGCGGTCGAGCGGGGGCTCCGCACGCAGGTGGCCCTATACCCCGCCTGGGACCCCGCCGCGCCGCTCGCCGACCTCGACGCCGGCGACCGCGAGGGGCAGATCCGGGTCGCGGGAGTCAAGGTCGTGCTCGACGGCGCCTACTCCAACCGCACCGCATGGGTGCACCAGGCGTACCCGGACTCGTGTGACCACGGTCTGCGCCTGGTGGACGACGCCGATGTGCTGGCCGCGGGCGACTGGGCGCGCCGCAACGGGGTGCAGCTCGCCGTGCACGCGATGGGTGACCGGGCGCTCGACCGGGTCGTCGAGCTCTTCGAAGACGCGGAGCCGTGGCTCGACGGCATCCCGTCAGTGCGCATCGAGCACGCCACGATCGTGAGCGATGCCTACCTCGCACGGCTCACGTCGGCGCGCATGTCGTTCGGCATCGCCACGCACACCGTGTTCTTCTTCGCCGAGTACGACGGGTACGAGAAGGCGCTGCGCGTCGAGCAGGTGCCGGATGCCTACCCGATCGCCCGGCTGTACGCGGGCCTCGGTCCACTCGCCCTCTCGTCGGACCGGCCGGCCACGGCGTGGAGCGGGGCGGACGATGTGATGCTCTCGGTCGAGGCTGCCGTGCGCCGCCGCACCTACAACGGCATCGAGTTCGGGGCCGAGGCCGCGATCACGGTCGCGCAGGCACTGCTGCTGTACACCTCGCGCGCCGCGACGCTCTCACCGCTGACCGGCGTCGGCACGCTCGCGCCGGGCTTCGACGGCAGCTTCGCCGTGCTCGACCGGGACGTGTTCACGGTGCCCGATGACGAGATCGCCGCGGTGCGGGTCGCCGAGACCTGGGTTCGGGGCGAGCGGGTGTTCGTGCGGTGA
- a CDS encoding type II toxin-antitoxin system Phd/YefM family antitoxin — protein sequence MSQIAITDARDHLSEVVDRSRSETVFLTRRNRPVAAIVNPDVLRQLLDDAEELDDIRAVDAAWEETRQLDETPIPWDEVKRELGL from the coding sequence ATGAGCCAGATCGCCATCACCGATGCTCGAGACCACCTGTCGGAGGTCGTCGACCGCTCCCGGTCCGAGACCGTCTTCCTGACGCGTCGCAATCGTCCGGTGGCGGCGATCGTCAATCCCGATGTCCTGCGTCAGCTCCTCGACGATGCGGAAGAACTCGACGACATCCGAGCGGTCGACGCGGCCTGGGAGGAGACGCGGCAGCTCGATGAGACGCCGATCCCGTGGGACGAGGTCAAGCGCGAGCTCGGCCTGTGA
- a CDS encoding type II toxin-antitoxin system RelE/ParE family toxin, with translation MTHRVQLLPVAAREIRKLPPEAKRRVQAVIELLAEEPRPPAAKKLTGRPEWRVRTGDYRILYRIEDDVLTVVVVGAGHRREIYR, from the coding sequence GTGACCCACAGGGTCCAGCTGCTCCCGGTCGCCGCTCGCGAGATCCGTAAGCTCCCGCCGGAGGCCAAACGACGAGTCCAGGCCGTGATCGAACTCCTCGCCGAGGAGCCGCGCCCTCCGGCCGCGAAGAAGCTCACAGGGCGACCGGAGTGGCGCGTGCGCACAGGGGACTACCGCATTCTCTATCGCATCGAGGATGACGTGCTGACGGTCGTCGTCGTCGGGGCCGGTCATCGGCGCGAGATCTATCGCTGA
- a CDS encoding CoA transferase: MLAALLERTRTGVGRRLEFSLFATALSSLGTVIAATSAGGPPSKPWGSSHPSIVPYRAFAASDGSVVLGATNDAMFARLVSALDLGEPLGTDRWAGNQARVEDRDELEAVLAARVRSLELDEVVARLKAARVLVARVRSPEEAAAGEQAAALGLIEHDDGVSIARSALGTNGTAHLPRAPQLDADGAALRAEVGA; encoded by the coding sequence GTGCTCGCCGCGCTGCTCGAACGCACGCGCACCGGCGTCGGGCGGCGCCTGGAGTTCTCGCTGTTCGCCACGGCGCTGAGCTCGCTCGGCACGGTGATCGCGGCGACCTCGGCCGGGGGTCCACCGTCGAAGCCGTGGGGCAGTTCGCACCCGTCGATCGTGCCGTACCGGGCGTTCGCGGCGTCCGACGGGAGCGTGGTGCTCGGGGCCACGAACGACGCGATGTTTGCGCGACTGGTGTCGGCGCTCGACCTCGGCGAACCGCTCGGCACCGACCGCTGGGCCGGCAATCAGGCACGCGTTGAAGACCGTGACGAGCTCGAGGCGGTGCTCGCCGCACGGGTGCGCAGCCTCGAGCTCGACGAGGTGGTCGCCCGCCTGAAGGCGGCGCGTGTGCTCGTGGCCCGGGTGCGCAGCCCCGAAGAGGCCGCGGCGGGTGAGCAGGCCGCGGCGCTGGGCCTCATCGAGCACGACGACGGGGTCTCGATCGCGCGGTCGGCCCTCGGCACGAACGGCACCGCGCACCTGCCTCGCGCGCCGCAACTCGACGCCGACGGTGCCGCGCTCCGCGCCGAGGTCGGTGCATAA
- a CDS encoding CdaR family transcriptional regulator, protein MAQYTLEELQGDASRLGLRHVAGPVDSRVVARVDLAAVDRLDAVPAGTLVIIPGDEQPAPYRIDVALRQASARGLAGIVFTTALALAETATVLATRGGVPVFSAAGVGAADLAKTIDRAISGGASEAMMRGAHAVSAATEAAAAAESTPESILAAASGALGIELSMIADPTVTWASSDAVCIGEVPVGRLVAASTDGATTVSVPVIASLLSRVAQRQSRDRYAPTQSRADLLVELVLAESSRVEGFVGQAARLGLPLPQSHVVAWLAPTHTADPEARAPRSVQPALELFVLQLVESREEMWHAAFLQDDLMLVCTEEHGAGDHQRRVREVARLIQHQARELAGTEWAYTLGLGTPKLGALGLRQSAAEARIAAESAIAAGRLGGVELTDVTGLRRVLLDVYASPISRDLLHDVLRPLDDLGPERALNAVRTLLVYLAHGRSLVHAGKELMLHPNGVGYRMRRIREQLDIDLDDPDVRFAVELACRVRLLGAG, encoded by the coding sequence ATGGCACAGTACACGCTCGAAGAGCTGCAGGGCGATGCGAGCCGGCTCGGACTGCGGCACGTCGCAGGGCCGGTCGATTCCCGCGTCGTGGCCCGGGTCGACCTGGCGGCGGTCGACCGCCTCGACGCGGTTCCCGCCGGCACGCTCGTCATCATCCCGGGCGACGAGCAGCCGGCGCCCTATCGGATCGACGTCGCGCTGCGGCAGGCGAGCGCGCGCGGACTCGCCGGCATCGTGTTCACGACCGCCCTCGCCCTCGCCGAGACGGCCACCGTGCTCGCCACGCGCGGCGGTGTGCCGGTGTTCTCCGCCGCGGGGGTCGGCGCCGCGGATCTGGCGAAGACCATCGACCGCGCGATCTCGGGCGGCGCCTCCGAGGCGATGATGCGCGGTGCCCACGCGGTGTCTGCGGCGACCGAGGCCGCCGCGGCAGCCGAGAGCACCCCGGAGAGCATTCTCGCCGCCGCCAGCGGAGCCCTCGGCATCGAGCTGTCGATGATCGCGGACCCGACCGTGACGTGGGCGTCGTCCGACGCGGTGTGCATCGGCGAGGTACCCGTGGGGCGTCTGGTCGCGGCATCCACCGACGGCGCCACCACCGTCTCGGTCCCCGTGATCGCCTCGCTGCTGTCGCGCGTCGCGCAACGGCAGAGCCGGGACCGCTACGCCCCCACCCAGTCGCGCGCCGACCTGCTGGTCGAGCTCGTGCTCGCCGAGTCGTCGCGCGTCGAGGGCTTCGTGGGGCAGGCCGCGCGGCTCGGGCTGCCGCTGCCCCAGTCGCACGTCGTCGCCTGGCTGGCGCCGACCCACACCGCGGATCCCGAGGCTCGGGCACCACGCAGCGTGCAGCCCGCGCTCGAGCTGTTCGTGCTGCAGCTGGTGGAGTCCCGCGAGGAGATGTGGCACGCCGCGTTTCTGCAGGACGACCTGATGCTGGTGTGCACCGAGGAGCACGGCGCCGGCGACCACCAGCGCCGGGTGCGCGAGGTCGCGCGGCTGATCCAGCACCAGGCCCGCGAGCTCGCCGGCACGGAGTGGGCGTACACGCTGGGGCTGGGGACGCCGAAGCTCGGGGCCCTCGGACTGCGGCAGTCGGCGGCCGAGGCCCGGATCGCCGCGGAATCCGCCATCGCCGCGGGACGCCTGGGCGGAGTCGAGCTCACCGACGTCACGGGGCTGCGCCGCGTGCTGCTCGACGTGTACGCCTCGCCGATCAGCCGCGACCTGCTGCACGACGTGCTGCGTCCGCTCGACGACCTCGGGCCGGAGCGCGCCCTGAACGCCGTGCGGACGCTGCTCGTGTACCTCGCCCACGGACGGTCGCTCGTGCACGCGGGCAAGGAGCTGATGCTGCATCCGAACGGCGTCGGCTACCGCATGCGGCGCATCCGCGAGCAGCTGGACATCGACCTCGACGACCCGGATGTGCGCTTCGCGGTCGAGCTCGCGTGCCGGGTGAGGCTGCTCGGGGCCGGGTAG
- a CDS encoding DUF917 domain-containing protein gives MAQTSPIARTERITEITVDDVAALGIGTAIFGTGGGGAVYTSQIMVEKALREHGPVRLVTVDDLGPDDVVILMSGIGAPTVGIEMLSATGQIHDLLAEAERLLGRKVTTLMAAEIGGGNGVQPIGWAARLGLQVLDADGMGRAFPDAAMVAMNVAGIPCEWAVQSDVVGNISVMKTIDLHWLERHARALTVASGSICIGAHYPMTGDQVRGAVIEGTVSASIRVGHALMSSSDPVAAVADELDARVLMTGKITDLDRRTAGGFVRGSVTISGTGTDRGRLQRLELQNENLLVLEDGDVLVSVPDLITIIDAETGHAITTEMLRFGQRVSVLAWACDPIWRTPRGLELAGPAAFGYDLPYVPFEGAAR, from the coding sequence ATGGCACAGACATCTCCGATCGCGCGCACCGAGCGCATCACCGAGATCACGGTCGACGACGTCGCCGCACTCGGCATCGGCACCGCGATCTTCGGCACCGGCGGCGGCGGAGCCGTCTACACCAGCCAGATCATGGTCGAGAAGGCGCTCCGCGAGCACGGCCCGGTGCGGCTGGTCACCGTCGACGACCTCGGACCCGACGACGTGGTCATCCTCATGTCGGGTATCGGGGCGCCCACGGTGGGCATCGAGATGCTCTCGGCCACCGGCCAGATCCACGACCTGCTGGCCGAGGCGGAGCGCCTGCTCGGTCGCAAGGTCACCACGCTCATGGCGGCCGAGATCGGTGGCGGCAACGGCGTGCAGCCGATCGGTTGGGCCGCGCGCCTCGGACTCCAGGTGCTCGACGCCGACGGCATGGGGCGGGCGTTCCCGGATGCCGCGATGGTGGCGATGAACGTCGCCGGGATCCCGTGCGAGTGGGCGGTGCAGAGCGACGTCGTCGGCAACATCTCGGTGATGAAGACCATCGACCTGCACTGGCTCGAGCGTCATGCCCGCGCGCTCACGGTCGCCAGCGGCTCGATCTGCATCGGCGCGCACTACCCGATGACCGGCGACCAGGTGCGCGGCGCCGTGATCGAAGGCACGGTCAGTGCCTCGATCCGGGTCGGCCACGCCCTGATGTCGTCGTCCGACCCGGTGGCCGCCGTGGCCGACGAGCTCGACGCCCGCGTGCTGATGACCGGCAAGATCACCGACCTCGACCGCCGCACCGCCGGCGGCTTCGTGCGCGGCTCGGTCACGATCTCGGGCACCGGCACCGATCGCGGTCGCCTGCAGCGTCTCGAGCTGCAGAACGAGAACCTCCTGGTGCTCGAAGACGGCGACGTGCTGGTCAGCGTCCCCGACCTCATCACGATCATCGACGCCGAGACCGGTCACGCGATCACCACCGAGATGCTGCGCTTCGGCCAGCGGGTGTCGGTGCTGGCGTGGGCCTGTGATCCGATCTGGCGCACACCCCGCGGACTCGAGCTCGCCGGTCCCGCCGCCTTCGGCTACGACCTCCCGTACGTCCCCTTCGAAGGAGCAGCCCGATGA
- a CDS encoding hydantoinase/oxoprolinase family protein, whose product MSLRDLSIGVDVGGTNTDAVVLDGDGRVLAWTKRATTDDITGGIRAGISDVLAAIGDDRSRVSRVMLGTTHATNAIVQRRQLDRVAMIRLGAPAATEYPPLTGWPDDLVRMVLAGSAMLGGGHMVDGTPISPLDRDGILRFVDGLDDFDAIAVAGIFSPSSPEQELEVAELLRGHLGQDARVFLSQDIGPTGLLERENATLLNAALYSVARSVTEALVTVVAEEGLDAATFFAQNDGTLMSLDYAAQYPVLTIGSGPANSIRGAAYLSGHDDAIVIDVGGTTSDLGVVVGGFPRESTLPREIGGVRTNFRMPDILSVGIGGGTVIDVASGRVGPDSVGYRIDPEGLLFGGSTPTLTDAAAMAGSPVAGRSLPPLSSSMTAALEAALAVVSGRLEEAVERLSLGRMDIPLVVVGGGGFLVPDHLASAGRILRPDHGGVANAVGAAISLAGGRADQMAPMGDRDSAIEQASEAAVAKAIQAGADPLQVSIVEVLETHVPYTAQPTVNVTVKAAGPLARLSAEAPVR is encoded by the coding sequence ATGAGCCTCCGTGATCTCTCGATCGGCGTCGACGTCGGCGGCACCAACACCGATGCCGTCGTGCTCGACGGCGACGGTCGGGTGCTCGCCTGGACGAAGCGGGCGACGACGGATGACATCACCGGCGGCATCCGCGCCGGCATCAGCGACGTGCTCGCCGCGATCGGCGACGACCGCTCCCGCGTCTCGCGCGTGATGCTCGGCACCACCCACGCCACGAACGCCATCGTGCAGCGCCGCCAGCTCGATCGCGTCGCGATGATCCGCCTCGGAGCCCCCGCCGCGACCGAATATCCGCCGTTGACCGGCTGGCCCGACGACCTGGTGCGCATGGTGCTCGCCGGCTCCGCGATGCTCGGCGGCGGCCACATGGTCGACGGCACGCCCATCTCGCCGCTCGATCGCGACGGCATCCTGCGCTTCGTCGACGGGCTCGACGACTTCGACGCGATCGCCGTCGCCGGGATCTTCAGCCCCTCCTCGCCCGAGCAGGAGCTGGAGGTCGCCGAGCTGCTGCGCGGACACCTCGGTCAGGACGCCCGCGTCTTCCTCAGCCAGGACATCGGCCCGACCGGCCTGCTGGAGCGCGAGAACGCGACACTCCTCAACGCCGCGCTCTACAGCGTCGCGCGTTCGGTCACCGAGGCGCTCGTCACGGTCGTCGCCGAGGAGGGGCTGGACGCCGCCACCTTCTTCGCGCAGAACGACGGCACGCTGATGTCACTCGACTATGCCGCGCAGTATCCGGTGCTCACGATCGGCTCGGGGCCGGCGAACTCCATCCGCGGTGCCGCCTACCTCTCGGGTCACGACGACGCGATCGTGATCGACGTCGGCGGCACGACCTCCGACCTCGGCGTCGTGGTGGGCGGATTCCCGCGCGAGTCCACGCTGCCGCGCGAGATCGGCGGGGTGCGCACGAACTTCCGGATGCCGGACATCCTGAGCGTCGGCATCGGCGGAGGCACCGTCATCGACGTGGCCTCCGGCCGCGTCGGACCGGATTCGGTCGGCTACCGCATCGATCCCGAGGGCCTGCTGTTCGGCGGCTCCACGCCCACGCTGACGGATGCCGCCGCCATGGCGGGAAGCCCCGTCGCCGGCCGTTCGCTCCCGCCGCTGTCGTCTTCGATGACGGCCGCGCTGGAGGCCGCGCTCGCCGTGGTCTCCGGCCGGCTGGAGGAGGCGGTCGAGCGGCTGTCCCTCGGCCGCATGGACATCCCGCTGGTCGTCGTCGGCGGCGGCGGGTTCCTCGTGCCCGACCACCTCGCGAGCGCCGGACGCATCCTGCGCCCGGATCACGGCGGTGTGGCGAACGCGGTGGGAGCCGCGATCTCGCTCGCCGGCGGCCGCGCCGATCAGATGGCGCCGATGGGCGACCGGGATTCCGCGATCGAACAGGCATCCGAGGCCGCCGTCGCGAAGGCGATCCAGGCCGGCGCCGATCCGCTCCAGGTCTCGATCGTCGAGGTGCTGGAGACCCACGTTCCCTACACCGCGCAGCCCACCGTCAACGTGACGGTCAAGGCCGCCGGTCCCCTCGCCCGGCTCTCCGCCGAGGCCCCCGTCCGCTGA